Proteins encoded in a region of the Takifugu flavidus isolate HTHZ2018 chromosome 10, ASM371156v2, whole genome shotgun sequence genome:
- the eaf1 gene encoding ELL-associated factor 1, with translation MNGSTNPPLDKEEHVLKLGESFEKRPKSSFHTIRYDFKPASIDTSCEGELQVGKGDEVTITLPHIPGSTPPMTVFKGNKRPYQKDCVLIINHDTGEFVLEKLSSSIQVKKTRAEGSSKIQARIEQQSIRSNQPSSLFRAPIKPGVGAKTSPSPKDNPSPEPQLDDIKRELRAEVDVIEQMSSTGSSSSSDSASASGSDDSSSSDEEREAPRPLGHTSPNRHPVGNGGADRQQGNNQLMNTLRNDLQLSESGSDSDDN, from the exons ATGAATGGCAGTACAAATCCGCCCCTGGACAAAGAGGAGCATGTTTTGAAGCTCGGCGAAAGCTTTGAGAAAAGGCCAAAATCTTCATTTCATACGATCAGAT ATGATTTTAAACCAGCATCAATTGACAcgagctgtgagggggagctgcaGGTTGGGAAGGGCGATGAAGTCACCATAACCTTACCTCATATCCCG GGCTCTACACCCCCCATGACTGTATTCAAAGGGAACAAGCGACCCTACCAGAAAGACTGCGTGCTCATCATCAACCACGATACTGGGGAATTTGTGCTGGAGAAactgagcagcagcatccaAGTTAAGAAAACCCG GGCCGAGGGCAGCAGTAAGATTCAGGCCCGGATCGAGCAGCAGTCAATTCGCTCCAACCAGCCCAGCTCGCTGTTCCGAGCCCCCATTAAGCCCGGGGTTGGTGCCAAAACCTCCCCATCTCCAAAGGATAATCCCTCCCCCGAGCCTCAGCTCGATGACATCAAGAGAG AGTTGCGTGCTGAGGTAGACGTGATCGAGCAGATGAGcagcactggcagcagcagctcttctgaCTCGGCCAGCGCGTCCGGGAGcgatgacagcagcagcagtgatgaagagCGCGAGGCGCCGCGTCCCCTCGGCCACACATCCCCCAACCGCCACCCGGTAGGCAACGGAGGAGCCGACAGGCAACAAGGCAACAACCAGCTGATGAACACACTCC GAAACGACCTTCAGCTCAGTGAGTCGGGCAGCGACAGTGATGACAACTGA
- the LOC130532491 gene encoding tRNA N(3)-methylcytidine methyltransferase METTL6-like, with amino-acid sequence MAVSKTESFHDNDEIKHPKESECISSVLGQDTKATNRVLTQEEMDKLDGEVLVSDFKQIKLEKEAQKNWDLFYKRNSTNFFKDRHWTTREFEELKACREFASQQLVLLEAGCGVGNCIFPLLEDDLNIFVYACDFSPRAVEFVKKNPLYSPERCCAFQCDLTKDDLRENVPEGSVDVITLIFVLSAVHPDKMKLVLQNISRVLKPGGIALFRDYGLHDHAMLRFKSGSKLGENFYVRQDGTRSYFFSKDFLAELFEEVGLQPVTNDYVLRETVNKKEGLCVPRVFLQSKFTKPSQSQTLRGFEASIMRDTED; translated from the exons ATGGCAGTGTCGAAAACTGAAAGTTTTCACGATAATGATGAAATTAAGCATCCCAAAGAATCTGAATGTATTTCCAGTGTTCTTGGACAGGACACAAAAGCCACCAACAGAGTTTTAActcaggaggagatggacaaaCTTGACGGAGAGGTTCTGGTGTCTGACTTCAAACAAATCAAGTTAGAGAAAGAAGCTCAGAAAAACTGGGACTTGTTTTACAAGAGAAACTCCACGAATTTCTTTAAAGACAGACACTGGACCACAAGAGAGTTTGAGGAGCTCAAGGCTTGCAGAGAG TTTGCATCccagcagctggtgctgctggaggctggCTGCGGTGTTGGAAACTGCATCTTCCCTCTGCTGGAGGACGATCTCAACATCTTTGTGTATGCCTGTGACTTCTCACCGCGAGCGGTTGAATTTGTCAAG AAAAACCCTCTGTACTCCCCTGAGCGCTGCTGTGCCTTCCAGTGTGATTTAACCAAAGATGATCTGAGGGAAAATGTGCCTGAGGGGAGCGTGGACGTCATCACCCTCATCTTTGTTCTGTCGGCTGTCCACCCTGACAAGATGAAGCTGGTTTTACAAAATATAAGCAGG GTGCTGAAGCCAGGGGGAATCGCTTTGTTCCGGGACTACGGCCTCCACGATCACGCAATGCTTAGATTTAAATCTGGCAGCAAGTTGGGAGAGAACTTTTATGTTCGCCAAGATGGCACCAGATCTTACTTTTTTTCAAAAG ACTTCCTGGCTGAGCTGTTTGAGGAGGTGGGCCTACAACCCGTCACCAACGACTACGTCCTGAGAGAGACGGTCAACAAGAAGGAGGGACTTTGTGTCCCCAGAGTGTTCTTGCAGAGCAAATTCACCAAACCCAGCCAATCCCAGACCCTCCGAGGCTTCGAGGCCTCCATCATGAGAGACACAGAAGACTGA
- the LOC130532877 gene encoding tRNA N(3)-methylcytidine methyltransferase METTL6-like, with protein MAVSKTESFHDNDEIKHPKECTDLRNKESECISSVLGQDTKATNRVLTQEEMDKLDGEVLVSDFKQIKLEKEAQKNWDLFYKRNSTNFFQDRHWTTREFEELKACREFASQQLVLLEAGCGVGNCIFPLLEDDLNIFVYACDFSPRAVEFVKKNPLYSPERCCAFQCDLTKDDLRENVPEGSVDVITLIFVLSAVHPDKMKLVLQNISRVLKPGGIALFRDYGLHDHAMLRFKSGSKLGENFYVRQDGTRSYFFSKDFLAELFEEVGLQPVTNDYVLRETVNKKEGLCVPRVFLQSKFTKPSQSQTLRGFEASIMRDTED; from the exons ATGGCAGTGTCGAAAACTGAAAGTTTTCACGATAATGATGAAATTAAGCATCCCAAAGAATGCACAGATTTAAGAAACAAAGAATCTGAATGTATTTCCAGTGTTCTTGGACAGGACACAAAAGCCACCAACAGAGTTTTAActcaggaggagatggacaaaCTTGACGGAGAGGTTCTGGTGTCTGACTTCAAACAAATCAAGTTAGAGAAAGAAGCTCAGAAAAACTGGGACTTGTTTTACAAGAGAAACTCCACAAATTTCTTTCAAGACAGACACTGGACCACAAGAGAGTTTGAGGAGCTCAAGGCTTGCAGAGAG TTTGCATCccagcagctggtgctgctggaggctggCTGCGGTGTTGGAAACTGCATCTTCCCTCTGCTGGAGGACGATCTCAACATCTTTGTGTATGCCTGTGACTTCTCACCGCGAGCGGTTGAATTTGTCAAG AAAAACCCTCTGTACTCCCCTGAGCGCTGCTGTGCCTTCCAGTGTGATTTAACCAAAGATGATCTGAGGGAAAATGTGCCTGAGGGGAGCGTGGACGTCATCACCCTCATCTTTGTTCTGTCGGCTGTCCACCCTGACAAGATGAAGCTGGTTTTACAAAATATAAGCAGG GTGCTGAAGCCAGGGGGAATCGCTTTGTTCCGGGACTACGGCCTCCACGATCACGCAATGCTTAGATTTAAATCTGGCAGCAAGTTGGGAGAGAACTTTTATGTTCGCCAAGATGGCACCAGATCTTACTTTTTTTCAAAAG ACTTCCTGGCTGAGCTGTTTGAGGAGGTGGGCCTACAACCCGTCACCAACGACTACGTCCTGAGAGAGACGGTCAACAAGAAGGAGGGACTTTGTGTCCCCAGAGTGTTCTTGCAGAGCAAATTCACCAAACCCAGCCAATCCCAGACCCTCCGAGGCTTCGAGGCCTCCATCATGAGAGACACAGAAGACTGA
- the LOC130532440 gene encoding transcription factor SPT20 homolog: MEIDYVNSAVDESREKREKSGPKDFWMVGISFGLLCVLQAVLNISLRLHIERNQPFQDNDQLIQEHEQMKVKNTELIQENEQMKVKNTELIQENEQMKVKNIELIQENEQMKVKNIELIQENEQMKVKNIELIQENEQMKVKNRELIQENERTKVKNIELFQENEQMKVKNIELFKKNGEMMVKNRELIQENECTMVKNIELFQENEQMKAPPPRLELQRQCGGHRECEEPLLAHT, translated from the exons ATGGAGATCGATTATGTCAATTCAGCTGTTGacgaaagcagagaaaagagagaaaaatcag GACCTAAAGACTTCTGGATGGTCGGGATAAGCTTtggcctgctgtgtgttttacaggCAGTTCTGAACATTTCGCTTCGACTCCACATTG agagAAATCAACCATTTCAAGACAACGACCAACTGATTCAAGAGcatgaacagatgaaggtgaagaacacagaactgattcaagagaatgaacagatgaaggtgaagaacacagaactgattcaagagaatgaacagatgaaggtgaagaacatagaactgattcaagagaatgaacagatgaaggtgaagaacatagaactgattcaagagaatgaacagatgaaggtgaagaacatagaactgattcaagagaatgaacagatgaaggtgaagaacagagaaCTGATTCAAGAGAATGAACGTACGAAGGTGAAGAACATAGAACTGTTTCAAgagaatgaacagatgaaggtgaagaacatagaactgtttaaaaagaatggagagatgatggtgaagaacaGAGAACTGATTCAAGAGAATGAATGTACGATGGTGAAGAACATAGAACTGTTTCAAgagaatgaacagatgaag GCTCCGCCTCCCAggttggagctgcagcgccAGTGTGGAGGACACCGTGAGTGTGAGGAGCCGCTGCTGGCTCATACCTGA
- the sh3bp5b gene encoding SH3 domain-binding protein 5b, with amino-acid sequence MEHSETEHRSDNEAEYEDEEVDPRIQGELEKLNQSTDDINRCETELEEARQKFRSVLVEATVKLDELVKKIGKAVDESKPYWEARRLARQAQLEAQKATQDFQKATEVLRAAKETISLAEERLLEEDSRQFDSAWQEMLNHATQRVMEAEHGKTRSEVLHKETAAKYTAAIGSMKQLEKKLKRTINKSKPYFEMKAKYYLQLENLKKNVDEHQAKLSQAKGDYKTALRNLEIISDEIHERRRNSTVGPRERGVGAEGDCISGDEISSFKMETDEMSMMSVNLNDEACGGSSIMSEEDSETRSICSLGSSPSSPQELLSPCHFTSSSSSSSPTPSSSPSTLSPQSRPCSLDLPSTVSLSDFGLISPVLGPRSECSGASSPECDLERGDRAEGAEEDLDNAPPANNNGSRSTFIPKKSLSLEAHFSFLNLRRPRTNSCSQKADVGQTVVLVK; translated from the exons ATGGAGCATTCGGAGACGGAGCACAGGTCGGACAACGAGGCCGAATATGAGGACGAGGAGGTGGATCCCAGGATCCAG GGTGAGCTCGAAAAACTCAACCAATCGACTGACGACATCAACAGATGTGAGACAGAGCTGGAG GAAGCGAGACAGAAGTTCCGCTCTGTTCTGGTCGAGGCCACCGTGAAGCTGGACGAACTGGTGAAGAAGATTGGGAAGGCCGTCGATGAGTCCAAGCCTTACTGGGAGGCTCGCAGGTTGGCCCGACAG GCCCAGCTGGAGGCGCAGAAGGCCACGCAGGACTTCCAGAAAGCCACAGAGGTGCTGCGAGCAGCCAAGGAGACCATCTCGTTGGCTGAGGAGAGACTTCTGGAGGAGGACAGCCGGCAGTTTGATTCAGCCTGGCAGGAGATGCTGAACCACGCCACCCAGAGG GTGATGGAGGCGGAACACGGTAAAACGAGGAGCGAAGTGCTGCACAAGGAGACGGCAGCCAAATACACGGCAGCGATTGGCAGCatgaagcagctggagaagaaaCTGAAACGCACCATCAACAAGTCCAA ACCCTACTTTGAGATGAAGGCCAAGTACTACCTGCAGCTGGAG AACCTGAAGAAGAATGTGGATGAACATCAGGCCAAACTGTCCCAGGCTAAAGGAGACTATAAAACGGCTCTCAGGAACCTGGAGATCATCTCCGATGAGATTCACGAGCGACGTCGAAACTCCACCGTAGGCCCGCGGGAGCGTGGCGTGGGCGCCGAGGGGGACTGCATTTCTGGAGATGAAATCAGCAGCTTTAAGATGGAGACAGATGAAATGTCCA TGATGTCGGTGAACTTGAATGATGAAGCTTGTGGCGGCAGCAGCATCATGTCCGAAGAGGATTCCGAAACCCGCTCCATCTGCAGCCTGGGTTCATCTCCCAGCAGCCCCCAGGAGCTCCTGTCGCCCTGCCATTTCaccagttcctcctcctcctcctccccaacaccctcttcctccccctccaccctgtctcctcagtccagGCCCTGCAGCCTGGACCTGCCCAGCACCGTGTCCCTGTCAGACTTTGGGCTCATCTCGCCGGTGCTCGGGCCTCGCAGTGAATGCAGTGGAGCATCGTCACCAGAATGCGACCTTGAGAGAG GCGACCGGGCTGAGGGTGCAGAGGAGGACCTGGACAACGCTCCACCTGCCAACAACAATGGCAGCAGGTCTACCTTCATCCCCAAGAAGAGCTTGAGCCTGGAAGCACACTTCAGCTTTCTGAACCTGCGGCGGCCTCGTACCAACAGTTGCTCTCAGAAGGCAGATGTGGGCCAGACGGTGGTTCTGGTTAAATGA